The following proteins come from a genomic window of Deltaproteobacteria bacterium:
- a CDS encoding dihydrolipoyl dehydrogenase: MADRIEFLLPDIGDFAEVDVVEVLASVGERVAKDQALIVLESDKATMEVPSPAAGVLEELRVRVGDKVSAGALIAVIRGESASAAPAPNKPAPAAPKPAPATPTPPRHAPPSLARRAGED, from the coding sequence ATGGCGGATCGCATCGAGTTCTTGCTGCCGGACATCGGCGACTTCGCCGAGGTCGACGTCGTCGAAGTGCTCGCGAGCGTGGGCGAGCGCGTCGCGAAGGATCAGGCCCTGATCGTGCTCGAGAGCGACAAGGCGACGATGGAGGTGCCGTCGCCAGCCGCGGGCGTGCTCGAGGAGCTGCGCGTGCGCGTGGGCGACAAGGTGAGCGCGGGCGCGCTGATCGCCGTGATTCGCGGCGAGAGCGCGAGCGCAGCGCCCGCGCCCAACAAGCCGGCGCCCGCCGCACCGAAGCCCGCGCCCGCGACGCCGACACCGCCGCGCCACGCGCCGCCTTCTCTCGCGCGCCGCGCGGGCGAGGACG